One genomic region from Roseofilum reptotaenium CS-1145 encodes:
- a CDS encoding DUF3352 domain-containing protein, translated as MTDKTPLTVLQNLSDSKKKLGLLAIAGIIVLGATGSLAYWLFVGRTQVPKDMQLGANVVPQDSLMTISLSTNERQWENLRSFGTPNTQAALDDSLAQLRYQFQTQTKLDYLQDIQPWVGQEVTWAYLAPEIAEDESLSEEERIVMVEQPSWVMIVPIANPLKAKEISGKLVDQELTQRTYKDIEIQETKPDADVVFSSTVLDGRYLVISSAPEATERVIDTFKGSASVASTPGYKNALEQLGTSSGLARMYVNIPEATRVAAANSVRPIAPEELDKIQTNQGLAATLEVASNGLVFKGITWLSNQADRKLTTDSLSLDLGNYLPSDTLMMLTGSNLNQAWNQYATGVEGNPLAPLNPEGLKQGLLDTTGLNLEEDLLKWMNGAFAIAMIPADQNTSPIPFGFAVMVNTGDREAANETFASLDQAMQDQYQVQINSETIGETEVTQWQLPFGIIDISRAWLSDDLVMMTFGAPISNRIITPPEDPLTSSESFTTSIPEGLSPQSGYFYADIERLFNQNLPLPIIMPPDQANLFKAFDSIGVTSAITSPRTTRYDLLVRLKKGQEPGPLPSPSLNPSPTPEPSPEPSPEESEE; from the coding sequence TTCCTAAAGATATGCAACTGGGAGCCAATGTGGTTCCTCAAGATTCCCTGATGACCATTTCTTTATCCACCAATGAGCGTCAATGGGAAAATTTACGCTCGTTTGGTACTCCCAATACTCAAGCAGCATTAGACGACAGTTTAGCCCAACTGCGCTATCAATTTCAAACCCAAACGAAATTAGATTACCTCCAAGATATTCAGCCTTGGGTGGGACAAGAGGTGACCTGGGCCTATTTAGCGCCAGAAATAGCTGAGGATGAATCCCTCTCTGAAGAAGAACGGATAGTGATGGTGGAACAACCCTCTTGGGTGATGATTGTTCCCATTGCCAATCCGTTGAAAGCAAAAGAAATTTCGGGCAAATTAGTCGATCAAGAACTGACCCAACGCACGTATAAGGATATTGAAATCCAAGAAACCAAACCCGATGCAGATGTGGTATTTTCTTCGACAGTTTTGGATGGCCGATATTTGGTCATTAGTAGCGCTCCAGAAGCCACGGAACGGGTCATTGATACCTTTAAAGGATCGGCTTCTGTGGCTTCGACTCCAGGATATAAAAATGCTTTAGAGCAGTTGGGAACGTCTTCAGGTTTGGCACGCATGTATGTAAATATTCCCGAAGCCACTAGAGTGGCTGCCGCCAATTCTGTACGCCCGATCGCCCCAGAAGAATTGGACAAGATTCAAACTAATCAGGGATTAGCGGCTACGTTAGAAGTGGCCTCGAATGGTTTAGTGTTTAAGGGGATTACTTGGCTGAGTAACCAAGCGGATCGGAAATTAACAACCGATAGCCTAAGCTTGGATCTGGGCAATTATCTTCCCAGTGATACGTTGATGATGCTCACCGGCAGTAATTTGAATCAGGCGTGGAATCAATATGCCACAGGTGTGGAAGGGAATCCCTTAGCGCCCTTAAATCCAGAAGGCTTAAAACAAGGTTTATTGGACACCACGGGATTAAATTTAGAAGAAGATTTACTTAAGTGGATGAATGGTGCATTTGCGATCGCCATGATTCCTGCCGATCAAAATACGTCTCCGATTCCATTTGGCTTTGCGGTGATGGTGAATACCGGCGATCGAGAAGCGGCTAACGAAACCTTTGCCAGCCTCGACCAAGCCATGCAAGATCAATATCAGGTGCAAATTAACTCGGAAACCATCGGTGAAACCGAAGTTACTCAATGGCAACTTCCCTTTGGGATTATTGACATTAGTCGAGCCTGGTTAAGTGATGACTTAGTTATGATGACCTTTGGCGCACCCATCTCCAACCGTATCATCACCCCTCCTGAAGATCCCCTCACGAGTAGCGAAAGCTTCACAACCAGTATTCCCGAAGGTCTGAGTCCCCAAAGTGGTTATTTTTACGCCGATATCGAGCGCCTGTTTAACCAAAATCTCCCCCTACCGATTATTATGCCTCCGGATCAAGCGAATCTCTTTAAGGCGTTTGACTCCATTGGCGTAACCTCTGCTATTACTAGCCCCCGTACCACCCGCTATGACCTGCTGGTGCGCCTGAAAAAAGGTCAGGAACCCGGCCCCCTACCCTCTCCGAGCTTAAACCCCTCACCAACACCGGAACCCTCTCCAGAACCTTCTCCAGAAGAGTCAGAAGAATAA
- a CDS encoding DUF1517 domain-containing protein: MKNLSWLNRKHAWKSLVLIVLMVSITLGSATSALAARTGGRIGGGSFRAPSRTYSAPSRTYTGGGYGFGGGFGFPFLLPFFGFGGGFGGLFTILIFVAIANFLMQTMRRLGDGDTEMVAGSSNPTTSVAQVQVGLLADARSLQTDLDRIAQTSDPTTGAGRAQILQEATLSLLRHPEYWVYGSAESSPGRLDTAEAKFNQFSIAERSKFTEETLTNYNNQLKQAESKGALPGEATDELGQASGEYIVVTLVAATFGKLELPAINGSQDLRRALSQMGSLGEDNLLAIEVLWTPQASGDTLTSDDILAAYPNLKLV; the protein is encoded by the coding sequence ATGAAAAACTTATCTTGGCTCAATCGCAAACATGCCTGGAAATCCCTAGTACTCATCGTTTTGATGGTTTCCATCACCTTGGGTAGTGCTACCAGCGCCCTAGCTGCCCGAACCGGCGGACGCATTGGGGGCGGCTCATTCCGCGCTCCCAGCCGCACCTATAGTGCCCCTAGCCGTACCTATACAGGGGGTGGATATGGCTTTGGGGGGGGATTCGGTTTTCCCTTTTTACTGCCCTTCTTCGGCTTTGGAGGAGGGTTTGGTGGGCTATTTACAATCCTGATTTTTGTGGCGATCGCCAACTTCCTGATGCAAACCATGCGCCGCCTGGGGGATGGGGATACGGAAATGGTCGCCGGTAGCTCGAATCCCACGACCTCCGTTGCTCAAGTGCAAGTGGGACTCTTAGCCGATGCACGTAGCTTGCAAACTGACTTAGACCGAATTGCTCAAACCAGCGACCCCACTACCGGTGCTGGACGCGCCCAAATTCTACAAGAAGCGACTCTTTCCCTCTTGCGCCATCCAGAATATTGGGTGTATGGTAGTGCCGAAAGCTCTCCAGGACGGCTCGATACAGCAGAAGCTAAGTTTAACCAATTCTCCATTGCCGAGCGCAGTAAGTTCACGGAAGAAACTCTCACCAATTACAATAACCAGCTTAAACAAGCAGAAAGTAAGGGTGCATTACCGGGAGAAGCAACTGACGAGTTAGGGCAAGCCTCTGGTGAATATATTGTAGTGACTTTAGTCGCAGCCACCTTCGGCAAATTAGAGTTACCTGCAATTAATGGTTCTCAAGACTTGCGACGTGCCCTGAGTCAAATGGGATCGTTAGGGGAAGATAATCTATTGGCGATCGAAGTTCTTTGGACTCCCCAAGCCAGTGGGGATACCCTTACCAGTGATGATATTTTAGCCGCTTATCCGAATTTGAAATTGGTTTAA
- a CDS encoding RtcB family protein: MPYEHLQFAQAKPVLSWANHPLAHDETRMAKNVASLPFVFKHVALMPDVHLGKGALVGSVIATKEAIIPAAVGVDIGCGMAAVKTPFSADQLEGKLKKIRQDIESAIPVGFNDNKNIEKTVTNWQGWQDFKDLHKGVQNLDGKAMKQMGSLGGGNHFIEVCLDTEDQVWLMLHSGSRHIGNRLAQNHIHTAKDLAKLAETSLPDPDLSYFVAGTPEFTAYWHDLQWAQQYARFNRDVMMARLKRIIEKHLTGGKPMKPLLEVNCHHNYAEQETHFGESVYVTRKGAVRAQENDYGIIPGSMGAKSYIVKGKGHVDSYCSCSHGAGRLMSRTKAKKSYTLDDLIAQTDGVECRKDAGVLDEIPGAYKPIEQVMNNQSDLVEVVATLKQVVCVKG, translated from the coding sequence ATGCCTTATGAACATCTGCAATTTGCCCAAGCCAAACCCGTACTCTCTTGGGCAAACCACCCCCTAGCCCACGACGAAACCCGCATGGCAAAAAATGTGGCTTCCTTGCCCTTTGTCTTTAAGCATGTGGCGTTAATGCCAGATGTTCATTTAGGTAAAGGAGCCTTAGTTGGCTCGGTTATTGCCACCAAAGAAGCCATTATTCCTGCCGCCGTAGGTGTCGATATTGGCTGTGGTATGGCAGCCGTTAAAACCCCTTTTAGCGCCGATCAACTTGAGGGTAAACTGAAAAAGATTCGCCAAGACATTGAATCCGCAATTCCGGTAGGCTTCAATGACAACAAAAATATCGAAAAAACGGTCACCAATTGGCAAGGATGGCAAGACTTTAAGGATTTACACAAAGGGGTGCAAAACCTAGATGGTAAAGCCATGAAACAAATGGGATCTTTGGGGGGTGGCAACCATTTTATTGAAGTTTGCCTCGATACAGAAGATCAAGTTTGGTTAATGCTCCATTCCGGTTCTCGGCATATTGGCAATCGATTGGCTCAGAATCATATTCACACAGCCAAGGACCTAGCGAAGTTAGCAGAAACTTCCTTGCCTGACCCCGATTTATCCTATTTTGTCGCTGGGACTCCGGAATTTACTGCCTATTGGCACGATTTACAATGGGCACAACAGTATGCTCGGTTTAATCGGGATGTGATGATGGCGAGATTAAAGCGCATTATCGAAAAACACCTCACTGGAGGTAAACCGATGAAACCTTTACTTGAGGTAAATTGCCACCATAATTATGCCGAACAAGAAACCCATTTCGGTGAATCGGTGTATGTAACGCGCAAAGGTGCGGTACGAGCGCAAGAAAATGATTATGGGATTATTCCTGGTTCCATGGGTGCAAAATCCTATATTGTCAAAGGAAAAGGCCATGTGGACAGTTATTGCTCTTGTTCCCATGGTGCGGGGCGATTAATGTCTAGAACCAAGGCGAAAAAATCCTATACTCTCGATGATTTGATTGCCCAAACCGATGGCGTTGAATGCCGTAAAGATGCAGGGGTTTTAGATGAAATTCCAGGAGCGTATAAGCCCATTGAGCAGGTGATGAACAATCAGTCTGATTTAGTGGAAGTGGTTGCTACTCTAAAGCAAGTCGTTTGTGTGAAAGGCTAA